One genomic region from Rosa rugosa chromosome 1, drRosRugo1.1, whole genome shotgun sequence encodes:
- the LOC133720681 gene encoding triacylglycerol lipase OBL1-like, producing the protein MLQMILLWIAKRMRNFGLVFEWFLNLPSSKRNWLELSLDLLTGDIKKEKDSASFISTVGHTDKRVKLDSSISRLDVRYRRALSAMAAKIAYENQAFIETTVKNHWKVKYMYDVRAEKQYKLMSLYPVEIHKFEH; encoded by the exons ATGCTTCAAATGATTCTGTTATGGATTGCCAAACGCATGAGAAACTTTGGTTTAGTTTTTGAGTGGTTCCTCAACCTTCCCTCTAGTAAGCGAAACTGGCTTGAGCTCTCTCTTGATCTTTTAACAG GTGacataaagaaagagaaagactCAGCGAGTTTCATTTCCACTGTTGGACATACAGACAAGAGAGTGAAGTTGGATAGTAGCATCAGCCGGTTAGATGTCAGATATAGAAGAGCACTCTCTGCAATGGCTGCTAAAATAGCATATGAGAACCAAGCCTTCATTGAAACTACTGTAAAAAATCATTGGAAGGTAAAATACATGTATGATGTTCGTGCGGAAAAACAATATAAATTGATGAGTTTGTATCCTGTTGAAATCCACAAATTTGAACATTAA